The Oncorhynchus tshawytscha isolate Ot180627B linkage group LG12, Otsh_v2.0, whole genome shotgun sequence genome includes a window with the following:
- the LOC121847889 gene encoding GATA zinc finger domain-containing protein 14-like, protein MSCSLESDHTQSNNMSCSLESDHTQSNNNNMSCSLESDHTQSNNNTSCSLESDHTQSNNNMSCSLESDHTQSNNNMSCSLESDHTQSNNMPCSLESDHTQSNNMPCSLESDHTQSNNMSCSLESDHTQSNNMPCSLESDHTQSNNNMSCSLESDHTQSNNNMSCSLESDHTQSNNMPCSLESDHTQSNNMSCSLESDHTQSNNMPCSLESDHTQSNNNMSCSLESDHTQSNNNMSCSLESDHTQSNNMPCSLESDHTQSNNMPCSLESDHTQSNNNMSCSLESDHTQSNNNMSCSLESDHTQSNNNMSCSLESDHTQSNNNMSCSLESDHTQSNNNMSCSLESDHTQSNNNTSCSLESDHTQSNNNMSCSLESDHTQSNNNMSCSLESDHTQSNNNTSCSLESDHTQSNNNTSCSLESDHTQSNNNMSCSLESDHTQSNNNMSCSLESDHTQSNNNMSCSLESDHTQSNNMSCSLESDHTQSNNNMSCSLESDHTQSNNNMSCSLESDHTQSNNNMSCSLESDHTQSNNNMSCSLESDHTQSNNNTSCSLESDHTQSNNMSCSLESDHTQSNNNMSCSLESDHTQSNNNTSCSLESDHTQSNNMSCSLESDHTQSNNNMSCSLESDHTQSNNNTSCSLESDHT, encoded by the coding sequence ATGTCCTGTTCTCTAGAATCAGACCATACCCAGTCCAACAACATGTCCTGTTCTCTAGAATCAGACCATACCcagtccaacaacaacaacatgtcctGTTCTCTAGAATCAGACCATACCCAGTCCAACAACAACACGTCCTGTTCTCTAGAATCAGACCATACCCAGTCCAACAACAACATGTCCTGTTCTCTAGAATCAGACCATACCCAGTCCAACAACAACATGTCCTGTTCTCTAGAATCAGATCATACCCAGTCCAACAACATGCCCTGTTCTCTAGAATCAGATCATACCCAGTCCAACAACATGCCCTGTTCTCTAGAATCAGATCATACCCAGTCCAACAACATGTCCTGTTCTCTAGAATCAGATCATACCCAGTCCAACAACATGCCCTGTTCTCTAGAATCAGATCATACCCAGTCCAACAACAACATGTCCTGTTCTCTAGAATCAGACCATACCCAGTCCAACAACAACATGTCCTGTTCTCTAGAATCAGATCATACCCAGTCCAACAACATGCCCTGTTCTCTAGAATCAGATCATACCCAGTCCAACAACATGTCCTGTTCTCTAGAATCAGATCATACCCAGTCCAACAACATGCCCTGTTCTCTAGAATCAGATCATACCCAGTCCAACAACAACATGTCCTGTTCTCTAGAATCAGACCATACCCAGTCCAACAACAACATGTCCTGTTCTCTAGAATCAGACCATACTCAGTCCAACAACATGCCCTGTTCTCTAGAATCAGACCATACCCAGTCCAACAACATGCCCTGTTCTCTAGAATCAGACCATACTCAGTCCAACAACAACATGTCCTGTTCTCTAGAATCAGACCATACTCAGTCCAACAACAACATGTCCTGTTCTCTAGAATCAGACCATACCCAGTCCAACAACAACATGTCCTGTTCTCTAGAATCAGACCATACCCAGTCCAACAACAACATGTCCTGTTCTCTAGAATCAGACCATACCCAGTCCAACAACAACATGTCCTGTTCTCTAGAATCAGACCATACCCAGTCCAACAACAACACGTCCTGTTCTCTAGAATCAGACCATACCCAGTCCAACAACAACATGTCCTGTTCTCTAGAATCAGACCATACCCAGTCCAACAACAACATGTCCTGTTCTCTAGAATCAGACCATACTCAGTCCAACAACAACACGTCCTGTTCTCTAGAATCAGACCATACCCAGTCCAACAACAACACGTCCTGTTCTCTAGAATCAGACCATACCCAGTCCAACAACAACATGTCCTGTTCTCTAGAATCAGACCATACCCAGTCCAACAACAACATGTCCTGTTCTCTAGAATCAGACCATACCCAGTCCAACAACAACATGTCCTGTTCTCTAGAATCAGATCATACCCAGTCCAACAACATGTCCTGTTCTCTAGAATCAGATCATACCCAGTCCAACAACAACATGTCCTGTTCTCTAGAATCAGATCATACCCAGTCCAACAACAACATGTCCTGTTCTCTAGAATCAGATCATACCCAGTCCAACAACAACATGTCCTGTTCTCTAGAATCAGACCATACCCAGTCCAACAACAACATGTCCTGTTCTCTAGAATCAGACCATACCCAGTCCAACAACAACACGTCCTGTTCTCTAGAATCAGACCATACCCAGTCCAACAACATGTCCTGTTCTCTAGAATCAGACCATACCCAGTCCAACAACAACATGTCTTGTTCTCTAGAATCAGACCATACCCAGTCCAACAACAACACGTCCTGTTCTCTAGAATCAGACCATACCCAGTCCAACAACATGTCCTGTTCTCTAGAATCAGACCATACCCAGTCCAACAACAACATGTCTTGTTCTCTAGAATCAGACCATACCCAGTCCAACAACAACACGTCCTGTTCTCTAGAATCAGATCATACCTAG